A single genomic interval of Bacillus smithii harbors:
- a CDS encoding dihydrodipicolinate synthase family protein — translation MASSVNFAPELSLGIYQAFQNGEMETALKLHQRLAYLPLLYKLDSPFVNVVKEAIALRGINVSTYVLPPARPLDPLKKEELKKILQKAGVLSSS, via the coding sequence ATTGCTTCAAGTGTCAATTTTGCACCGGAATTATCGCTAGGCATTTATCAAGCGTTTCAAAATGGAGAAATGGAAACGGCCTTAAAGCTCCACCAGCGCTTGGCTTACTTGCCTCTTTTGTATAAACTGGATTCGCCGTTTGTCAATGTAGTGAAAGAGGCGATTGCACTGAGAGGCATCAATGTTTCAACGTATGTTTTACCGCCTGCCCGACCACTTGATCCGCTTAAAAAGGAAGAACTGAAAAAAATATTGCAAAAAGCTGGAGTTTTATCATCGTCATAA
- a CDS encoding ABC transporter permease, translating to MNLLDSIKIALTSILSHKMRSILTMLGIIIGVGSIIAVVAIGQGGSEALKSQLAGSGNNTLEIQFQPDEDELSDLSINDSPTFTQEDLFQLRKIPEVSHVIPTNTSMDSIMIGDKSINASITGIIHDYFAVHSVQVTKGRMLSEHDFSQSNNVVMINEKAEQEFFKRERSVGSIITIKGQPFQVVGVYKTGNQSFLDSPEVLMPISLWPALFGTENIQSVTIQTKNVNQLELAGKKAVNMLNHTKSADLKGKYVIFDLETLKQGISKITNIMTMIIAGIASISLLVGGIGVMNIMLVSVTERTREIGIRKALGASRGKILLQFLIESMMLTLLGGMIGIGLGVGGAYIISAFAHWPPLVSPQVVIGGVLFSMVLGIIFGLIPANKAAKMEPIEALRYE from the coding sequence ATGAATTTGTTAGATAGCATTAAAATAGCGCTCACTTCTATTCTCTCTCACAAAATGCGTTCTATTTTAACCATGTTGGGAATCATTATTGGGGTTGGTTCCATTATTGCGGTAGTAGCGATCGGACAGGGAGGTTCTGAAGCATTAAAATCCCAATTGGCGGGTTCGGGCAATAATACGTTAGAAATTCAATTTCAACCGGATGAGGACGAACTATCGGATCTATCTATAAATGACTCTCCTACTTTTACACAAGAGGACTTATTTCAATTAAGGAAGATACCTGAGGTTTCTCACGTTATTCCTACTAATACAAGCATGGATTCGATCATGATTGGAGATAAATCAATCAATGCCAGTATAACAGGAATTATTCATGACTATTTTGCGGTTCATTCGGTACAAGTAACAAAAGGACGCATGTTGTCTGAACATGATTTTTCTCAGTCGAATAATGTTGTGATGATCAATGAGAAAGCAGAACAAGAATTCTTTAAAAGAGAACGTTCTGTCGGTTCCATTATTACGATCAAGGGGCAGCCGTTTCAGGTTGTTGGCGTTTATAAGACGGGAAATCAATCATTTTTGGATTCACCAGAAGTGCTTATGCCGATATCCCTTTGGCCTGCGCTGTTTGGAACTGAGAATATACAATCCGTTACTATTCAAACCAAGAATGTGAATCAATTAGAGCTGGCCGGTAAAAAAGCAGTCAATATGCTCAATCATACGAAATCAGCTGATCTAAAAGGGAAATATGTCATTTTTGATCTGGAAACGTTAAAACAAGGGATTTCGAAAATAACGAATATTATGACCATGATTATCGCCGGAATAGCGAGCATTTCTTTGCTTGTTGGCGGAATAGGTGTAATGAATATTATGTTAGTATCCGTCACAGAGAGGACAAGGGAGATTGGGATCCGAAAAGCATTAGGAGCATCAAGAGGAAAGATTTTATTACAGTTTTTGATTGAATCGATGATGCTAACCCTTTTAGGCGGAATGATTGGCATCGGTTTAGGAGTAGGGGGAGCTTACATCATATCCGCCTTTGCCCATTGGCCGCCTCTCGTATCGCCTCAAGTGGTCATAGGAGGAGTATTATTCTCCATGGTTTTAGGCATCATTTTTGGATTAATTCCGGCTAATAAAGCAGCTAAAATGGAGCCCATTGAAGCTTTGCGTTATGAATAA
- a CDS encoding LytTR family DNA-binding domain-containing protein: MKVSLDIDNDYDETTVTIHCKEVDDTIKEILDFLKGMETEFIVGKNGDMNYILKPNEVHFFRTEGDFVQAVTAKGTFKLKEKLYELEKLLPSNKFVRISKSVIANLHELSRFEASFNGTLCVYFKSGEKEYVSRHYVQAIKKALKMNRGKKE, from the coding sequence ATGAAAGTGTCTTTAGATATTGACAATGACTACGATGAGACGACCGTGACCATTCACTGTAAAGAAGTCGATGACACAATTAAAGAAATTCTTGATTTCTTAAAAGGAATGGAAACGGAATTTATCGTGGGTAAGAATGGGGATATGAATTATATTTTAAAGCCAAATGAAGTTCATTTTTTTCGTACAGAAGGAGATTTTGTTCAGGCTGTCACGGCTAAAGGAACATTTAAATTGAAGGAAAAGCTGTATGAGCTCGAAAAATTGCTTCCCTCTAACAAATTTGTTCGCATTTCTAAGTCCGTTATTGCCAATCTCCATGAGTTGAGTCGATTTGAAGCATCGTTCAACGGCACTCTATGCGTTTATTTTAAATCAGGAGAGAAAGAGTATGTTTCGCGGCATTATGTCCAAGCAATTAAAAAAGCATTAAAAATGAACAGGGGGAAAAAAGAATGA
- the recX gene encoding recombination regulator RecX: MKVITKISVQQNNKERYNIFINEAFAFSVDEAVLARFRLKKGMEIEEEDIAEILHADEVRKGYQDSVYYLAKRMRTEKEIREFLRKKEYNDEVIDLVVQKLYVQHYLDDRDFAKAYVHTQMKTTDKGPIVVAGELAQKGVDQSIVEQVLELYGKEEQVNKAKKLIGKVFQRNSNEAFLQKKQKAIQLLRRKGFSGEVISEALADNIQKDEENEKEALFYQMEKAFRRYRSESENERFRKVQQYLYRKGFSMEDIQQAVEQFREKNDFI; encoded by the coding sequence GTGAAGGTAATTACGAAAATATCCGTCCAGCAAAATAACAAAGAGCGGTACAATATTTTTATCAATGAAGCCTTTGCCTTTAGTGTGGATGAGGCCGTTTTGGCACGTTTCCGACTTAAAAAAGGGATGGAGATAGAGGAAGAGGACATCGCTGAAATTTTGCATGCGGATGAGGTTCGAAAGGGATACCAAGATTCGGTCTATTATTTGGCAAAAAGAATGAGAACTGAGAAAGAAATTCGAGAATTTTTGCGAAAAAAAGAATACAACGACGAGGTCATTGATCTCGTGGTCCAAAAGCTGTATGTACAACATTATCTCGATGATCGCGATTTTGCCAAGGCCTATGTCCATACTCAAATGAAGACAACAGATAAAGGGCCGATTGTGGTGGCGGGGGAACTGGCGCAAAAAGGCGTGGATCAGAGTATTGTGGAACAAGTGCTGGAGCTGTATGGAAAAGAGGAGCAAGTAAACAAAGCAAAAAAACTGATCGGAAAAGTATTTCAACGGAATTCTAATGAAGCTTTTCTTCAAAAAAAGCAAAAAGCGATTCAGCTTTTAAGGCGTAAAGGATTTTCCGGTGAGGTCATTTCCGAAGCGCTCGCTGACAATATACAAAAAGACGAGGAAAATGAAAAAGAAGCGCTGTTTTACCAGATGGAAAAGGCATTTAGACGCTATCGGAGCGAAAGCGAGAACGAGCGTTTTCGAAAAGTTCAGCAATATTTGTATCGAAAAGGATTTTCAATGGAAGACATTCAGCAAGCGGTCGAGCAGTTCAGGGAAAAGAATGATTTTATTTGA
- a CDS encoding efflux RND transporter periplasmic adaptor subunit translates to MELERTEKVNTKKKWIVAGIAILILLVVAINVIFMEKRKNVTKTVQLMSVTKRPISNTKLISGQVVPGKVETIYLDPSKGKIKEIYVKEGQEVEKGQKLFTYENDDLNLQLKQASIDKKITMLNYNQVNDKIKALEKEKKAASDNASLSSLESQLEELENQKKSIELEMEKNQLQEEELQSKLNQLTIHSPINGYVKNLHQDLEESTGITDEGTSSETMGLQGTPIMNIVSKEPFQIQGTLTELQKAQIQADQPIKVTANAVPNKSWDGQIVEVSEFPAETNQGTGQLSGEAGQSTSNLSYYTFKAKLHSQEGLSPGYHVAIQVVLSSKKVLTVPQNSVQEKDGSTFVYVMSKGKVQKRNITTGISTGEWTEVVDGLKEGEKVVKNPSHTMDSGMEVEIK, encoded by the coding sequence ATGGAACTAGAACGAACAGAAAAAGTAAATACAAAAAAGAAATGGATTGTGGCAGGGATTGCTATTTTAATCCTCTTGGTGGTCGCGATAAATGTGATTTTTATGGAAAAAAGAAAGAACGTGACAAAGACCGTTCAGCTGATGAGTGTCACAAAAAGACCAATTAGTAATACGAAACTGATTTCCGGCCAAGTTGTGCCAGGAAAAGTAGAAACAATTTATCTCGATCCTTCCAAAGGGAAGATAAAGGAAATCTATGTAAAAGAAGGCCAAGAGGTAGAAAAAGGCCAAAAGCTGTTCACTTATGAAAATGATGACTTAAATCTACAATTAAAACAAGCAAGCATTGATAAAAAAATAACGATGTTGAATTACAATCAAGTGAACGACAAAATCAAAGCTTTGGAAAAAGAAAAAAAGGCTGCAAGCGACAATGCTTCCCTTTCATCATTAGAATCTCAACTAGAAGAGCTGGAAAATCAGAAGAAATCCATTGAGTTAGAAATGGAAAAAAATCAATTACAAGAAGAGGAATTGCAATCCAAATTAAATCAATTAACGATACATAGTCCTATAAATGGTTATGTGAAAAATTTGCATCAAGATTTAGAAGAAAGTACTGGGATTACAGATGAAGGAACTTCTTCAGAAACGATGGGTCTTCAAGGAACGCCTATCATGAATATTGTCTCGAAAGAACCATTTCAAATTCAAGGAACTTTAACGGAATTGCAAAAAGCACAAATACAAGCTGACCAGCCGATTAAAGTAACCGCAAATGCTGTGCCCAATAAATCTTGGGATGGACAGATTGTGGAGGTAAGTGAATTTCCCGCAGAAACGAATCAAGGAACCGGACAGCTTTCCGGAGAAGCAGGACAATCGACGTCCAATCTTTCTTATTATACCTTTAAAGCAAAACTTCATTCTCAAGAGGGATTATCTCCAGGGTATCATGTAGCCATTCAGGTCGTCTTGTCCTCTAAAAAAGTATTGACCGTTCCGCAAAACAGTGTTCAGGAAAAAGATGGTTCTACCTTTGTATATGTCATGTCAAAAGGAAAAGTGCAAAAGCGAAACATTACTACTGGGATTAGCACGGGAGAATGGACGGAAGTAGTAGATGGTTTAAAAGAAGGGGAAAAAGTAGTGAAAAATCCTTCTCACACGATGGATTCGGGCATGGAAGTGGAGATTAAATGA
- a CDS encoding Yip1 family protein, which translates to METKVEVNEEIMKKPSLSGMIFSPAVQFERMKTNAPIGLPLFYMTVLFAVAGGIGGYIGLNSSDLKDLDIHVPAAFTIGTAVIVSIFSGIIGFLLTALFYKICMMLMGNDTKYKKLFAIIMYASVISVIGGIINEIINLAVGADKVTSFTSLAPLVTGNKTLNAIAQNFDVFRIWYYVVLGIGLHIAAGLSKNKVVILLVILFVIVAGISSLGAFLPGQ; encoded by the coding sequence ATGGAAACAAAAGTAGAAGTGAATGAAGAGATCATGAAAAAACCTTCTTTAAGCGGCATGATTTTTTCTCCTGCCGTTCAGTTTGAAAGAATGAAAACAAACGCGCCCATAGGACTCCCTCTGTTTTATATGACGGTGTTGTTTGCGGTTGCGGGGGGGATTGGCGGATATATAGGTTTAAACAGTTCCGATTTAAAGGATTTGGATATTCACGTTCCGGCCGCTTTTACGATTGGAACTGCCGTTATAGTCAGCATATTTTCAGGCATCATTGGCTTTTTATTAACAGCTCTATTTTATAAAATCTGCATGATGTTGATGGGGAATGATACAAAGTATAAAAAACTTTTTGCCATTATAATGTATGCAAGTGTGATTTCTGTCATAGGCGGTATTATAAATGAAATCATTAACCTGGCGGTGGGTGCAGATAAAGTCACTTCCTTTACCAGTCTTGCCCCTCTCGTTACGGGAAATAAAACGTTGAATGCTATAGCTCAAAACTTCGATGTTTTTCGCATTTGGTACTATGTCGTCCTAGGGATAGGTCTGCATATAGCAGCAGGATTAAGCAAAAATAAAGTGGTGATTCTTCTCGTTATTTTATTCGTCATCGTGGCCGGCATTAGCAGTTTAGGAGCATTCCTTCCTGGTCAGTAA
- a CDS encoding YfhE family protein, producing the protein MDKRKQNKIKSTLSRAQEISYARDFKMADRAGGFTKKER; encoded by the coding sequence TTGGATAAGAGAAAGCAAAATAAAATAAAAAGCACACTTTCACGCGCTCAAGAAATTTCCTATGCACGCGATTTTAAAATGGCAGATCGCGCCGGCGGATTTACGAAAAAAGAGCGATAA
- a CDS encoding ABC transporter ATP-binding protein — protein MISLKNIQKNYSQGSLEVAALQNINLEIEQGEFVSIMGPSGSGKSTLMNIIGCLDRPTSGSYILNHIDVLKAEESKMALIRNQYIGFVFQQFHLLPRLSALANVELPLLYGGMRKKERQRRSIEALEKVGLADRMNHLPNQLSGGQKQRVAIARAIATKPTLILADEPTGALDSTASEQIMNIFTQLNKEGITIIIVTHEKEVAAYTSRHIHIKDGKIIQDERYSL, from the coding sequence ATGATTAGCTTAAAAAATATTCAAAAGAACTACTCGCAAGGATCTTTAGAAGTAGCTGCTCTTCAAAATATCAACCTGGAGATTGAACAAGGGGAATTCGTTTCCATCATGGGGCCATCCGGTTCAGGAAAATCGACACTTATGAATATTATCGGTTGTTTAGATCGCCCCACCAGTGGAAGCTATATCCTTAATCATATCGATGTTTTGAAGGCAGAAGAATCTAAAATGGCTCTTATTCGAAATCAATATATCGGATTCGTATTTCAACAATTTCACTTGCTGCCTCGTTTATCAGCTTTAGCCAATGTCGAACTCCCTCTTCTCTATGGCGGAATGAGAAAAAAAGAAAGACAAAGACGTTCGATAGAAGCCTTAGAAAAAGTGGGATTGGCTGATCGTATGAATCATTTACCTAATCAACTATCGGGAGGACAAAAACAGCGTGTGGCGATTGCTCGAGCGATTGCGACCAAACCAACGTTAATTTTGGCCGATGAACCGACAGGAGCTTTAGATTCTACCGCTAGTGAGCAAATCATGAACATTTTTACTCAATTAAACAAAGAAGGAATCACCATTATCATCGTCACACATGAAAAAGAGGTAGCTGCTTATACTTCACGCCATATCCATATTAAAGACGGAAAAATCATACAAGACGAGAGGTATAGTCTATGA
- a CDS encoding DUF3021 domain-containing protein, with translation MKAFLYRSIIGILIGSFVSVMVTGGIIYFGHIHVIDGEIFIKNSLGSIFCGWFFTVSPLYFEIKSLRLSQQTALHFITIIVLYFSLSLGIGWLPFDIKSILISAAIFIAIYIVIWVSYYLYYKNLAKRMNEDLKKI, from the coding sequence ATGAAAGCTTTTTTATACAGAAGCATCATTGGAATATTGATCGGTTCCTTTGTGTCCGTCATGGTCACCGGCGGTATCATCTATTTCGGTCATATACATGTTATTGATGGTGAAATTTTTATTAAAAACTCGCTGGGATCCATATTTTGTGGATGGTTTTTTACCGTATCTCCGCTTTATTTTGAAATAAAATCACTCCGTCTTTCGCAGCAAACGGCTTTGCATTTTATTACCATCATCGTGCTGTATTTTAGCTTGTCCTTAGGAATTGGATGGCTCCCCTTTGATATAAAAAGCATCTTGATTTCAGCAGCTATTTTTATAGCCATCTATATAGTCATTTGGGTCAGCTACTATTTATATTACAAAAACTTAGCAAAACGAATGAATGAAGATTTAAAGAAAATATAA
- a CDS encoding GGDEF domain-containing protein — MFEKGELIAIHGIIRNIDEKVKLQQDLEYRITHDALTNIYNREFFEQSMEKYNNHVNTSVAIILCDLDELKYLNDNHGHKKGDFLIKESAKLLNQFFSENAIVARIGGDEFAVIIKDADKVEVEHLCQNLSAEISEYNRNSKDIKIKMSMGYAFSKYSIGKMEKLFAAADKNMYQDKKAKKEQKLIQLGL; from the coding sequence ATGTTTGAAAAGGGAGAATTAATAGCCATTCACGGAATTATCAGGAATATAGATGAAAAAGTGAAATTACAGCAGGATTTAGAATATAGAATTACCCATGATGCTTTAACAAATATATACAATCGAGAATTTTTTGAGCAAAGTATGGAGAAATACAATAATCACGTAAATACATCTGTGGCCATTATTTTGTGTGATTTGGATGAGTTAAAGTATTTGAATGATAACCACGGCCATAAAAAAGGTGACTTTCTCATAAAAGAGTCTGCTAAGTTATTAAACCAATTTTTCTCGGAGAATGCGATTGTTGCAAGGATTGGTGGAGATGAGTTTGCTGTTATCATAAAAGATGCAGATAAAGTAGAAGTTGAACATCTCTGTCAAAATCTTTCCGCAGAAATTAGTGAGTACAACAGAAACAGCAAAGATATAAAAATCAAAATGTCGATGGGATATGCTTTTAGTAAGTATTCCATCGGAAAAATGGAGAAGTTATTTGCTGCAGCTGACAAAAATATGTATCAAGATAAAAAGGCAAAGAAAGAGCAGAAGTTGATTCAATTAGGACTATGA
- a CDS encoding YfhD family protein yields the protein MGRAHHQKTRDKNKQKLPQVPKNLKTDGRDVEYSQELADHADLEAQSRSDAADQRVNSQKKKL from the coding sequence ATGGGCCGCGCACATCATCAAAAAACAAGAGACAAAAATAAACAAAAGCTTCCTCAAGTTCCGAAAAACTTAAAAACAGACGGCAGAGATGTGGAGTATTCACAAGAATTGGCGGATCACGCTGACTTGGAAGCACAGTCACGATCCGACGCCGCTGATCAACGGGTAAATTCACAAAAGAAGAAACTATAA
- the rlmD gene encoding 23S rRNA (uracil(1939)-C(5))-methyltransferase RlmD — MSSNQQVKIKKHQTFPLTIKRLGINGEGVGYFKRQVVFVPGALPGEEVVVEATNVHPNFTEGRIKKIRKKSPFRVKPPCSVYEICGGCQLQHLSYERQLVEKRDILIQALERHTQFDITQIEIRPTIGMEDPWHYRNKSQFQLGKQKERVISGLYQLNSHKLVDISTCIVQHPETDKATQIIREILSDLHIPIFDGHTKTPAVRTIVTRIGTKTGQIQVVLITTHKELPKKQLIVDEIKKRLPNVVSIMQNVNPKKTSLIFGEKTYLLYGEPSITEQLEQFSYELSARAFFQLNPEQTIKLYNEVNKAASLTGEEKVLDAYCGVGTIGLWLGKDAKEVRGMDVIPEAIEDARKNAEKHGMSHFVYETGTAEEWLPKWKKQGWIPDVVVVDPPRSGCDREFLKTIMNIKPKRIVYVSCNPSTLAKDLQTLSPLYKIHHIQPVDMFPMTAHVESVTQLELKL, encoded by the coding sequence GTGAGTTCCAATCAACAAGTGAAAATTAAAAAACACCAGACTTTTCCGCTTACGATTAAAAGACTTGGAATCAACGGAGAAGGAGTTGGATATTTTAAACGGCAAGTCGTATTTGTTCCCGGTGCGCTGCCGGGAGAAGAAGTAGTGGTGGAAGCGACAAATGTGCATCCCAATTTTACGGAAGGGCGAATCAAAAAAATCAGAAAGAAATCCCCTTTTCGTGTAAAACCCCCATGTTCCGTTTATGAGATATGTGGAGGCTGCCAGCTGCAGCATTTGTCCTACGAACGACAATTGGTCGAAAAGCGGGATATCTTAATTCAAGCTCTTGAACGCCATACCCAGTTTGATATAACACAAATCGAAATTCGGCCAACCATCGGCATGGAAGACCCGTGGCACTACCGGAATAAAAGCCAATTTCAGCTTGGAAAGCAAAAGGAGCGGGTGATTTCAGGGCTTTATCAATTGAATTCTCATAAGCTGGTCGATATTTCAACATGTATCGTTCAGCATCCAGAAACGGATAAAGCGACGCAGATTATTCGAGAAATTTTGTCCGACTTGCACATTCCTATTTTTGACGGACACACCAAAACTCCTGCTGTTAGAACCATCGTCACTCGAATTGGGACAAAAACCGGCCAAATTCAAGTGGTTCTCATTACTACTCATAAAGAACTTCCGAAAAAACAACTCATTGTGGATGAAATCAAAAAAAGACTGCCAAACGTTGTCTCCATTATGCAAAATGTGAATCCAAAAAAGACATCGCTGATATTCGGAGAGAAAACGTATTTATTGTATGGAGAGCCTTCCATTACAGAGCAATTGGAACAATTCAGTTATGAACTGTCCGCGCGTGCATTTTTCCAATTAAACCCTGAACAAACGATCAAGCTTTACAACGAAGTGAACAAAGCAGCTTCGCTCACAGGAGAGGAAAAAGTGTTAGATGCTTATTGCGGGGTTGGAACGATCGGACTGTGGCTTGGAAAAGACGCTAAAGAAGTACGTGGTATGGATGTCATCCCGGAAGCAATAGAAGATGCCCGTAAAAATGCTGAAAAACATGGCATGTCACATTTCGTCTATGAAACCGGAACAGCCGAAGAATGGCTGCCAAAATGGAAAAAACAAGGATGGATTCCCGATGTTGTGGTCGTTGACCCGCCTAGATCCGGATGCGACCGTGAATTTTTGAAAACGATCATGAACATCAAACCAAAGAGAATTGTGTATGTTTCCTGCAACCCTTCCACGTTAGCCAAAGATTTGCAGACGCTAAGCCCATTGTACAAAATCCATCACATCCAACCCGTCGATATGTTCCCAATGACCGCACATGTTGAATCTGTCACACAGTTGGAATTAAAGTTGTAA
- a CDS encoding YfhH family protein yields the protein MVEKRYSEMSEYELKQEISRLKEKARKAEQLGMVNELAVMERKAAMAEAYLLNPDDFKPGEVYEIAEDPGNYFKIDYLKGVFAWGHRLNGSGQEEALPISLLRRKSDA from the coding sequence ATGGTGGAAAAACGCTACAGCGAAATGAGCGAATATGAATTAAAACAGGAAATCTCTCGTTTAAAAGAAAAAGCCCGCAAGGCCGAACAATTGGGAATGGTGAATGAATTGGCTGTGATGGAGAGGAAGGCGGCAATGGCTGAAGCTTACCTTCTCAATCCGGATGATTTTAAACCGGGTGAAGTATATGAGATTGCAGAAGATCCGGGGAACTATTTTAAAATCGACTATTTAAAAGGAGTTTTCGCTTGGGGGCACCGTCTGAATGGGAGCGGCCAGGAAGAAGCTTTGCCAATTTCGCTTTTAAGACGCAAGTCGGATGCATAA
- a CDS encoding yteA family sporulation protein — MLSQDQITDFRGRLLDAKKDLEKRLQMNDRYNLESGHPHSSVGELSSYDNHPGDEGTELFEREKDLALDEHSRLEWRNIRRALEAIENGTYGICEKCGKEIPYERLDALITATTCKEHSPDQETSRSRPVEEEVLTPPFGKFDGDDRDESVAFDSEDSWQAVAEWGTSETPSDFIESPLHYNDMYIESEENVGYVEDYENFIGNNIVGKGIKVYPNDQHEIFEEALDEEGIMTTFGDLHPFEREPYVEDKKIKRTRDE; from the coding sequence ATGCTATCACAAGACCAAATTACCGATTTTCGGGGGCGGCTGTTAGATGCAAAAAAGGATTTAGAAAAAAGGTTACAAATGAACGATCGTTATAATCTAGAAAGCGGGCATCCTCACAGTTCGGTGGGCGAACTGTCCAGCTATGATAACCACCCTGGGGATGAAGGTACAGAGCTTTTTGAAAGGGAAAAAGATTTGGCGCTGGACGAGCATTCCCGACTCGAATGGCGGAATATTCGTCGCGCGCTTGAAGCCATAGAGAATGGAACGTATGGAATATGTGAGAAATGCGGAAAAGAGATACCGTATGAACGATTGGATGCACTCATAACCGCAACCACATGTAAAGAACATTCACCGGATCAGGAAACATCACGTTCTCGTCCGGTGGAAGAAGAAGTATTAACGCCTCCATTCGGGAAATTTGATGGTGACGATCGAGATGAATCGGTTGCTTTTGATTCGGAAGATTCTTGGCAAGCAGTGGCGGAATGGGGAACTTCAGAAACGCCGTCGGATTTTATTGAATCTCCGCTTCATTATAATGATATGTATATTGAGTCGGAAGAAAATGTTGGATATGTAGAAGATTATGAGAATTTTATCGGAAATAATATCGTTGGAAAAGGGATCAAGGTGTACCCAAATGATCAACATGAGATATTCGAAGAAGCTCTTGACGAGGAAGGAATCATGACTACTTTCGGCGATCTCCATCCTTTTGAACGAGAACCTTATGTCGAAGATAAAAAGATAAAACGAACCCGTGACGAATAA